The DNA window CCAGGACAATGGCTGCGGCATTCCCCCAGGGGCAACGCAGGGGGTGGGGTTGCGCGGCATGCAGGAGCGGCTGCGGCAGATCGGCGGCGACCTCGACATCGAATCCGACTCCGAAGGGACCACGGTTCTCGCCTCGGTCCGAAGTCCCCAGCCTTCCGAGCAAAGCAATACCGCATGAAACCAATCCGCATTCTCATCGCCGACGACCACTGCCTGATTCGTCAAGGCCTCCGCGCCGTCATCGAAGCCCACCGAGGATGGGAGCTCTGTGGCGAGGCCGGCAACGGGCGGCAGGCCATCGAGCTTGCCAACGAATTGCGGCCCGACGTGGTTGTGCTGGACCTAACCATGCCGGAGCTGAACGGGTTGGAAGCCACTCGCCAGATCCGTGCCCATCTCCCACGCACGCAGATTCTCATTCTCACCATGCATGATTCCGAAGCTCTCGCCCAGGAGGTCCTGGCCGCCGGAGCTAGGGGCTATGTGCTCAAGAATGACGCGCCTGAACTCCTTCCCCGCGCGATCGAAGCTTTGTCAGCCGGACGCATGTTTTTTACACCAAAAGTGGCCGATTTGGTCATGGACAACCTCGCGAAGGGAGGGCCCAACCGCGCCGCATCGCAGCGGAGCCGGCTCACTCCCCGCGAACGTGAGATCGTCCAATGCCTCGCCGAGGGCAAGTCGAACAAAGAGACAGCGGACGCCCTGAGCATCTCGATCAACACGGTGGAGACCCACCGCAAGAATGTGATGGGCAAGCTGCGACTTCGTTCCGCCAGCGACCTGGTTCGATACGCGATCCGCAATCACCTGATTCAAGCCTAGCTCGTCCCTAGCCGTTACCCCCTCCTACCCACTTCCAGGGATAGCTGGGATCACGCCTTGCGAGGATGTTAAGGCGCATGAATGAGCGCCCGCTGAATATCCCGAATTCCGAGAACTGGGAAACCTTTCGACACGTCGCATCCTTAGCTGATGGCAAGCGGCAGGGTCTGCACCGTCTGGTGTTCCTAGCCTCGCAACTGATTCATACTCCCATCGCCTTCATTACGCTGGTCGAGGGCGATCGACAGGTGTTGGGCGCCCAGATCGGGCTGTCACAGCCACTGCCGGCCAAGGGTGGCTTGCCCGGATCACTGGCCATCAGCGGGATCCTGGTGAACTCCGGGGAACCACTGCTCATCCATTCTTCCGATGACCACGAGCACGGCCAGGCGTTGGAGGAAATCGGCGGCGGCAAGTCGGCCGCTTTTCTAGGCTTCCCGCTCCGGGAAGCCGACGGGGTGGCCTTCGGGTCCTTTGGCATCGTTGATCTCAAGCCGCGCACCTGGCAACCCGGGGAGGTCGGATTGCTCTCGGAACTCTCGGCGCTCGCCGCAGGGGAGATTGCCGCTCAAGTCGCCGCCCGGGAGCATGAGGCACTCAGGGAGCACCACACCCTCCTCTGCCAGAGGCTCGCGGAAGCGGAGCAGGCCAGAGCCACCTTCGAATCTCGGCTCCCGCGGGTCCAACGCTTGGCTTCCTTAGGAACCCTGGCTTGCGGTGTCGCCCACGAGTTCAACAACCTGCTCGGAGCCATCATAGGGAATGCCACTCGGGCCAAGTTCCATGCCCTTCATGGCGAGATTTCAATGGACCCCATCGACGATGTCCTGCAAGCGAGTCAACGGGCCCGGGAGGTAGTACGGCAAGTGCTGGGCTATGGGCGTGATCAGGCCGCCACGCGCCAAACCATCCGGCTTGAACCGCTCCTGTCGGAATGCGTTGGGCTCCTGCGTTCGACCCTGCCGCGCGGGGTCGAACTCACTCTGGCCTGTAATCCGGACACGCCGCCCATACTGGGCGACCCGACCCAGATCACCCAGGCGGTCATGAATCTCGTCACCAATGCCTGGCACGCGCTCGACCACCGGTCCGGCCGAGTCGAGATTGCTTTGGAGCCCTCCACCCCAACGTCGCTGCCGGCCGCCCCGTATCGGCCAGGCCTCGCTTCGCATGCCTGCATCAGTGTTAGCGACAATGGGAAGGGAATGGATGCGGGAACCCTCCAGCGAATCTTTGAGCCCTTTTTT is part of the Verrucomicrobiales bacterium genome and encodes:
- a CDS encoding response regulator transcription factor — translated: MKPIRILIADDHCLIRQGLRAVIEAHRGWELCGEAGNGRQAIELANELRPDVVVLDLTMPELNGLEATRQIRAHLPRTQILILTMHDSEALAQEVLAAGARGYVLKNDAPELLPRAIEALSAGRMFFTPKVADLVMDNLAKGGPNRAASQRSRLTPREREIVQCLAEGKSNKETADALSISINTVETHRKNVMGKLRLRSASDLVRYAIRNHLIQA
- a CDS encoding GAF domain-containing protein; this translates as MNERPLNIPNSENWETFRHVASLADGKRQGLHRLVFLASQLIHTPIAFITLVEGDRQVLGAQIGLSQPLPAKGGLPGSLAISGILVNSGEPLLIHSSDDHEHGQALEEIGGGKSAAFLGFPLREADGVAFGSFGIVDLKPRTWQPGEVGLLSELSALAAGEIAAQVAAREHEALREHHTLLCQRLAEAEQARATFESRLPRVQRLASLGTLACGVAHEFNNLLGAIIGNATRAKFHALHGEISMDPIDDVLQASQRAREVVRQVLGYGRDQAATRQTIRLEPLLSECVGLLRSTLPRGVELTLACNPDTPPILGDPTQITQAVMNLVTNAWHALDHRSGRVEIALEPSTPTSLPAAPYRPGLASHACISVSDNGKGMDAGTLQRIFEPFFTTKGPDEGAGLGLSIVQSIVQEHGGEVRVRSQLGQGTTFTLLFPSAASQSPTKSESHPRL